From Camelina sativa cultivar DH55 chromosome 5, Cs, whole genome shotgun sequence:
TAGTATTGTCCGTGAAagacattaaaatttaattatgcgctaaaaagtaaaaaaccatGTTAATCAAAATTGTACTAGAAGTTCAAATAATTTAGATAAAGTTTCATTCTGTACTTACCTCAACCTTTGTGAGGGGCTATACATTTGTTAGATCTTAAACTTTTGAGGACCCTAGCTGTATGCATGAACATTTCATTATTATCAGTTTACTAAAGTACTTAGCTTAACAAAAACCGATCAACAatgctttaacaaaaaaaaaaccgatcAACAGATGTACATTGTACAAGTACGTAACCTAAcacaattattatattaaacaaGAGAtttcaactaaagaaaaaaatgtaaaattttgagTCTAATAAATGATAACTAATTAAACACGCCGTGAAGATGAACAATACTAAAGAATATTGAAGTCGGACACCATCGCTTGGAAATGTGCCACTTGGAACTACGGGAACTTGTTGTCCTCCACCTCTACTATTTCCGCTACCGCCTCCACTATCACCATCCTCTACATCACCATTACCGCGACCGCCACGGCCTCCGCCACCCCCTCCACCTTTGCCACCCTTATTTCCTCCGGATCCACCACCGCCACCACGGTTTGAGCTTCCTCCTCCACTTGCTCCACTGCTTCCACTTCCGCGACTTCCTCCACCACTACTGCCTCCACCTGAAGAACCACCTCGAGtgccaccaccaccgccgctgCTACCACCTCCACCGGCTAGCTGTCTTCGCACAAAATCAGTAGGAAACGACATCGTTTCTACAGTAAAGTGATCATGACGTTTTAGATCAATAGATGCGAGAGAGGCTTGATCAGTTGAACCAACGGTTTGGATTTGCGTATGAATGAGGAGGGATAGGAGGAATAGAAGAAACATTATGTTACGCCTTTGGACTTccattttgtatttaaaaaatcttacaCTTCAAACGTTATGCTACGCCTCTATTTATACGATTTTGAGTAACCGCGTCTGTGTGTAGTAAATCGTTTATAACTTGACCCGCTCGTTGAATATTTCGCAAGCGACTTTCAAAAGTTTAAGCTTCCTTGCTCTGATTGAACTTTTACTAATTAGGATAAAACTTGACTTTTTCTCTTGCGTctataatttggttttgttcttttcacaGAAGATTCTATTTCTGTTTTGTCGTTTTAGACTTAAATCGTCGCTTTTAAAAAGAACGTTTTCATATAGAGCTTAAGGTGATATTGTGACAATAGACTTTGTCAACTCGTTTGACCAGTAAATTTTCGCGTAAATTACACAATAGATTATGATAATGTTATAATTAACTCGTTTTATATAGGATGACAGTTGACAACATGACCATGAGGTTTCCTATTTTCCTATTTTAAATTTACGATCTATTATTCTACGTCAAACAGAATCTGGTTTCAAACACATGTGATAAAGTAACACATTCGATAATAAGTATCGTAATGTTTCTCATGTACGGCATGCATGTACTTCTTAATAGCTCTTTGGTTATTAAGATTCGAAAAATTCTGTCTGTAAATAACGtgctaaataaataaaacagacAATTCggaattttgtaaataaagtaatatactttttcatctatatatttttttgtaactttttggtTGGAGCCATGCATATACGGTTTTAGAGCACCTGCAAGTAGGCTGGGCAAATTAACCGGATCCAAAACCCAAACTTGAATCCGACCCGAAGTAGGCAGTTTGGTTCGGATACGGATGGTGTTtaatacccgatcgggtttaGTTCTCACAAGG
This genomic window contains:
- the LOC104786988 gene encoding putative glycine-rich cell wall structural protein 1, producing MEVQRRNIMFLLFLLSLLIHTQIQTVGSTDQASLASIDLKRHDHFTVETMSFPTDFVRRQLAGGGGSSGGGGGTRGGSSGGGSSGGGSRGSGSSGASGGGSSNRGGGGGSGGNKGGKGGGGGGGRGGRGNGDVEDGDSGGGSGNSRGGGQQVPVVPSGTFPSDGVRLQYSLVLFIFTACLISYHLLDSKFYIFFFS